The DNA sequence AATGGGGTATCATCCTGATTTCCTTTCATGCGGAATGTGTGGCCGATCTCTGGTTGCGGAAGAGGGATGCCAATTCGGTGTTGAGGGGGGCCAAGTGGCCTGTCGGACTTGTCTTTCGAGCGGGAAACCGTTAGAGGGACTTGCTCGGCCTGTTTCGACCGGGGTACTTCGTGCTCTTGATTGGATTCAGCACAGCCGTCCTGCGGACTGGCTTACTGTCTCCATGGATTCCGAAGTCCGGCGGCAAGCAAGCCAATTGATCGAGCTTTTCGTCGCGTATCACCTGGGTCTGTCCTGGGATAATGGCATGTATAAAAAGGTATGAGTTGGAGTAAGCAATGAATTTTCAGGATGTTATACTGAAATTGCAAAATTTTTGGGCAGACTATGGTTGTGCTGTTGTCCAGCCCATGGACATAGAGTGTGGGGCCGGAACGTTCAACCCTTCCACATTCTTTCGAGTCATCGGTCCCGAGCCGTGGAAAACCGCATATGTCGAGCCTTCTCGCCGTCCTACTGATGGTCGGTATGGGGAGAATCCCAACCGGTTGCAGCACTATTATCAGTTTCAGGTGGTTTTGAAGCCGTCTCCTGACAACGTGCAGGAGCTGTATCTGGAGAGTTTGGCCGCTATTGGAATTGATGCAGCAGCGCATGATATCCGTTTTGTCGAAGATGACTGGGAATCCCCTACACTCGGCGCATGGGGTCTGGGCTGGGAAGTCTGGCTGAACGGAATGGAAGTGACACAGTTTACCTATTTCCAGCAGGTTGGCGGTATTGATTTGAAGCCGGTTTCCGTGGAAATAACCTACGGTCTTGAGCGGCTGTCCATGTATTTGCAGGAAAAGGAATCCGTGTATGATCTCATGTGGAATGATGAGATTCGATACGGTCACATTTTCCATCAGAATGAAGTCGAGATGTCCAAGTACAATTTCGAATTGGCAAATACGGAAATGCTGTTTGATCTTTTTAACAAATTTGAAGCCGAATGCCTCTCCCTATGCGAAGAGGGATTGCCTTGGCCTGCGTATGATTGCTGTCTCAAGTGCTCGCATTCTTTCAATATGCTGGACGCCCGAAGCGCCATTTCCATCACGGAGCGCGCTTCCTATATCGGGCGAGTCCGCAACCTGGCTTCCAAGATTGCCAGATTGTATGCGGACCAGCGGGAAGAAATGGGTTATCCCATGCTGAACAAGTAGTTGATGCAACAGACACGAACCGAGAGAATAAAGAGAAGTACAATGGCCGAATTCATTCTGGAAATCGGAACCGAGGAAATGCCAGCCCGTTTCGTCCCCAAATTGGCTGCCGAGTTGGAAGGTGTTTTTGCCGCGTCTCTTGACGAGGCCATGGTGGAGAACGGGGGCGTGAAATGTTATGCTACTCCTCGCCGAATCACCGCGCATGTCGCGTCCATCGCCCTGACTCAGCGCCAGGAAGAGGAAACCGTGACCGGACCGCCGACGCGAATCGCGTATGACGGTGACGGCAATCTGACCAAGGCGGGCATGGGGTTTGCCAAGACACAAGGCGTCTCCGAAGATGCGCTTTTCGCCATGGAGACCGGCAAGGGCGAATATCTCGCTGCCAAAAAGGTCGTTGGCGGTGGGAAGACAATCGATATTTTGCCGGAATTGTGTATCAAGGGTATTGAATCCTTGTCTTTTCCCAAAAAAATGCACTGGGGCGATTATTCGTTCACTTTTGGACGTCCTTTGCGGTGGTTGTTGGCCCTGTTGGACGATCAGATTGTTGATTTTTCCCTGGAGAATTTGACCACTGGTCGCACGACGCGTGGACATCGGGTCATGGGACCGGGACCGCACGAAGTGGCATCCACAACTGAATATTTTTCGGTCATCGAAAACGCATGCAAAGTGGTCATTGACCCGGACGTGCGGAAGAAGATGATTGTTGATGAAGGCAATCGCCTTGCTGGTGAACTTGGTGGTGAGATTGTCTGGAATGACAAATTGCTTGAAGAGGTCGCCAACCTTGTGGAGTTCCCCAAACCGCTGATCGGGGACATTGATCCCCTGTATCTCGAATTGCCGCGTGAGGTGCTGCTGACGTCCATGCAGTCCCATCAGAAGAGCTTTGGCGTACAAAGCCCTGATGGTGCGCTGATGCCGCATTTCTTGACGACATTGAATATTGAGCCGCAGGACGTAGCTTTGGTCAAAAAGGGCTGGGAGCGTGTGCTCAAGGCCCGGTTGGAAGACGCCCGTTTCTTCTGGGAAGCCGATTGTACGGTCGAATTTGAAACATGGCTCGACAAGTTGGAAAATGTCGTTTTCCTTGGACCGCTTGGTTCGGTTGGCGACAAATCCCGTCGAATTGAGCGGTTGTGTGGCAAATTGGCTGAAGTCCTTGGCGAGTCGCAATCCATCATGCCGGGTGAGATCGAAAAGTACGCCATGGCTGGTCGTCTGGCCAAAGCGGATCTTGTTTCGGAGATGGTGATTGAATTCGACAGCCTCCAGGGCAAGATGGGTGGTCTTTACGCTGAACGCGCCGGAAAGGGTGAGATCGTTTCCAAGGGGATATATGAACAATATCTCCCGGCTGGTCCTGATTCTCCGGTTCCTTCCAGTCTGGCAGGCGCTCTGGTCTCCATGGCTGACAAAGTGGATACCATGGCCGGATGTTTCGGACTGGGCAAAGTCCCGACCGGAGCAAATGATCCGTATGCGCTTCGACGGTGCGCCCTTGGTATTTCACGGATTATCATGGAACATGAACTGGATGTGGACCTTGATACGCTTTTGCGTGAGGCTCAGGCCGCATATGTTGATGTGAAATGGAAAGTCGAACCGGCTGACGCCTTGGACAAGCTTAAGGAATTCTTTGGCCAGCGTCTTCGTGCATTGTTCACCGGTCACGGTTTCAAGACCCGTGTGGTCGATGCCGCTTTGGGAGCTGGTTTCAGTGACATTCGGACTTTGAAAGCCCGTTTGAAAGCGTTGAGTGAATTCAGCAAGGATGCTGATTTCGAACAGGCCGTGTTGACATTTAAACGTGCGGCAAACATTATTCGCAAGCAGGGCGATCAGGCAGGACAGGCTTTGACTGGTCTGTATGATGCCGACCTGTTTGAGGATGCACATGAAAAAACGTTCGGGAGTCAGTTGGAAACAATTGCCCCTCGTTTCGATGATCTGTGGGAACATGGAGATTTTGGTGGATTATTTGGCCTTCTCGGAGAGTTACGTCCTGCCGTGGACGGATTTTTCGACAATGTCATGGTGATGTGCGATGATACGGACATCCGCCTGAATCGTTTGAATCTGTTGAAGGCATTGGTTGACCGTTTGAGTCGCTTGGCTGATTTTAACGCATTGCAAGTTTAGTTTCCACCAAGAAAAAACTTGACATCAGAGTGAGAGTCCATATAAAAGGCTCTCCCTTTGGGAATAATACCAAGCAAGAGCATTTTACTCGAAATAAATTGATCAGGAGAAATTACCTTGGCTAATCACAAGTCCGCCTTGAAGAGGCATCGTCAGAGCTTGAAGCGTCGCGCCCGTAACCGCATTTCCAAAACCCGTATCAAGAACACCGTCAAGACTGTTCGTATGGCTATTGAGGAAAAGGATGTTGCTAAGGCTCTGGAAGCATTGAAGGACGCTACGTCCCTTCTGGATAGAGCTGCTCGCAAGAAGGTCATCCACCAGCGTCAGGCCCAGCGTCGTATTGCTCGCCTTCAGGTGGCAATCAACAAGATCGCTGAATAGCCGTTTATTTGCTGCTATGAAAGTAGCCCGCTGTACATTTGTACAGCGGGCTTTTTGCGGTTGGAGTTTGGCGGTCAGGGGTTATCGCCTTTGGTTCGCGATGTCCTGAAGGGCCTTTGTGTCAAGGATGGTAATATCTTTTCCATTGACCTGAATGAGTGCATCCTTGGCAAATCGTTTGAAAATACGGGAAAGCGTTTCCTGGATGGTGCCGAGGTAATGGGCAATCTGGCCCTTGGGAAGATCCAGTGTGAACGTGTCCGCATCCTGTGACGATCGGAGCAGCAGTAGATAGGACGCTACTCGGGCGGGTGTTTCCTTGAGACTCAGATCGTCGATTTTATTCACCAGAATACGAAGCCGTTGCGACAACATGGCCATCATTTTCATGGCCAGATCCGGGTCTTCTCGAATAATCCGTTCAAAATCTTGCCGTGGAAAAAACAATGTTTCCAGTTTTTCCAATGCCTGACCATGCGCCGGGAATGTCCCACCTTGAAAAACCGGCACTTCTCCAACGGCTTCCCCCGGGCCGAAAATATGGAGAATTTGTTCTTTTCCCGCCGGGGATGTCCGAAAAATTTTCACTCTTCCATTGATCGGCGCGAAAAAACCGTGCGCTGGCGTATCCCCTAGAAACAGCGTTTCTCCCTTTCTGAATTTTTTGATGACGGCAATATCAGCAAGTTTGGTGTATTTTTCGTCGGGAAGCCCTTTGAAGAAGGCTATTTTTGTGACGGCTGCGAGTTTGTCCATGTAATAATTTGCTCCATTTCTCTGTGTGATACGGTAATTTGACCTAAGTCATGGTTCCCGTCAAAAAAAAAGTCCACTGTCGGGGCACGGAGAATGAAACAGTGAAAAAGTTTTTTTGGATACCCCCTTTGCTTTCGATGTCTTTCTTGGCAGCCCATTTGCTGAGACAGGGCGACTTTGGCCTGATGACCGCCTTTCTTGCCTTGGCAGGACTGATGACGACACGGCAGGCCTGGGTTCGTTGGGGCATGGTGGCCGCGCTTGTCTGGGGCGGATTTATTTGGGCTGATACCACCGTGCACCTGGTACATTTCCGACAGGCGTTTGATCTGCCATGGAGACGGTTGGCCGTGATTATGACGGGGTTGATCGTTTTCAACGGATTCGCCGTCATGGCCTTGTTGAGTCAGCGAGCTTCATCCTTTTTTTCAGTCGCTCGGGATTCATCGCTGGGGCGCACGGCCATTTTCGTGTTGACGATTATGGGGTTGGCGTTGGCGCGGGCCAAGGTGCCGTTTCCTATTTTGTTGGCGGATAGATATTTGCCAGGTTGGGGATGGGCCGAGATTTTTGCACTTGGACTGTATGCGCAATGGATTGGTGGTCGCATGATGAAGCCTCGGGGACATCGTATGGTGCGTCCTCGGATCTGGGCGTTGTTTTCCGCCGTCTTTTTCCTGCAATTGGCGTTGGGTTTGTTGGGGATGGAACAGATGCTCATGACAGGGACGTTACACCTGCCTGTTCCTGCCTTGATTTTTGGAGGACCGGTTTTTCGAGGAACCGGATTTTTCATGCTCATCCTGTTTTCCGTCACCATTTTTCTGGTTGGTCCGGCCTGGTGCAGTCATTTATGTTATATCGGAGCCTGGGATGACAGCCTGAGTCGGCTGGGGCCGCGTCCCGCTCCAAAAGAGGGTTTGCGGCGGCTGAGTCTGTGGGGCCGGGGGGCAACGTTGGTTTTGACCATCATGACCGCTGTTGTTTTGCGGTCCATGGGAATACCGGGATCATCTGCGATTGTCTTTGCCATGTTCTTTGGATTGCTCGGAGTGGGGATCATGGCCTTTGTCTCTCGGAAAATGGGGATGATGACGCACTGCACGACTTTTTGTCCCATGGGGCTGGTTGCCAATATTTTAGGGAAAATTTCACCGTGGCGGATTCGTATCGGATCGGATTGTACCCGATGTGGAGCCTGTTACACCCGGTGTCGATATAATGCGTTGGATGAAAGCAGGGTGACATTGGGGCGTCCGGCTCTTTCCTGCACCTTGTGTGGTGATTGTGTGTCGGCCTGTGCTCATAAACAGATAGGATACAGTTTCCCAGGGTTGTCCGGCGAAAATGCCAGAACGCTTTTTATTGTTCTGGTTGTCACACTCCACGCCATCTTTCTTGGCGTGGCACGAATTTGAATACATGAAAAAGAAATGAGGATATGAGTATGCTAAGTACGAGAAAAATGATTACTATTGATGAAGAGCTCTGCAACGGGTGTGGTGAATGTGTACCGTCCTGTGAAGAGGGTGCTTTAGCTATCGTTGACGGCAAGGCCAAGCTGGTCAAGGAAATATATTGTGATGGACTGGGAGCCTGCCTGGGCGATTGTCCGACCGGTGCGCTCAAGGTAGAAGTTCGAGAGGCTGAGGATTTTGATCCGGAAGCCGTGAAAGACCATTTGACGACGCAGGGCCGGGATATCCCCTCACATATGCCCTCGCCGGAGAGTTTGCGTCTGGATGGCCCTGCCGGGTCTTCAAAGCCGATGGGAGGGTGCCCTGGAGCGGCCTTGCAGACCATGACACCGTGTGAACAGGCAAATATCCCGGTGGCGGCTCCGGCCGGAGGGTCGGCTTTGTCCCATTGGCCCGTGCAATTGCGACTGGTTCCACCGACCGCGCCTTTTTTGCAAGGGGCAGACCTGCTGTTGACAGCAGACTGTGTGCCGGTGGCCATGCCAACGTACCACAGTCGGTATGTTGCCGGACGTGTGGTTGTTCTTGGATGTCCTAAGTTTGATAATCAGATGGAATATGTCGAAAAGTTGGCTGCCATTCTGACGGAAAACGAGTTGAAGTCCATCACGGTTTTGGAAATGGAGGTTCCCTGTTGTTCGTCCATGTCAACTATTTTGCGGGAAGCGGTCAAGCGGGCCGGGAAGCGTGTTGAGACGGTCCGACTGACAATTGGGAGAAACGGGACTGTTTTGGAAACGGTTCCCTTGGAATTTTAACAAGGAGTGTATCGCATGAAGAAGACAGCGTTGTTCGATGAGCATGGTTTCAAGGACTTGACGTTTTCCAACTACTTGGTACACGAGTCCGAGTTCATGAAGGTCATCAATTTCAACTTTCGGGCTGGTCAGCAGCTCCCGGTCCATTCGCATGAACTGGAAGGAGAGTTGACATTGACCATTCTTGAGGGTGAAGGTGAATTCCTTGCAGCGGATGGCGCGTCCATGCCTGCCCATACCGGCGACGTGCTGGTGTCGGAGATTGCCGAACCTCATGGGGTAAAGGCGTTGACCGATATGCGTGTGCTTGTAACCATAGCCCCACCAATTTAAGATGAAAATGAAAGAATATATAGAAAAACTCCCTATGCGAGCCGTCAAACCCAGAGGTGACGGCTCGTTTACTGTGGTCCCCCGAATGAGTCAGGGGCAGATTTCTGCTCAACAACTGGCCGACATTCAAAACGTGGTCGAGGAATACGGATTGTCCGGAATCCGTGTGACAGCAGGGCAGCGTATCATGATCGACGGGATTTCTGCTTCAATTCTTCAGGATGTCGTGGAGAAGGTTGGTCCGGTTGGAGATGTGTTTCCATATAAGGTCCATTCCTGTCTGGGGACGACCGGGTGCAAACTTGCCATGCAGGATTCCATGGGCTTGGCCGAACGGTTGGAAGAGTTTTTGAAAAATTATTCCCTGCCGACGAAGTTGAAATCCAGTGTGTCCGGGTGTTCCATGTGCTGTGCTGAGTCCATGATTCGCGATATCGGTTTGATCGGAAGAAAATCTGGTTGGATCGTGTCTTTTGGCGGCAATGGTGGCAAACGGGTGCGGCAGGGAGATGTGTTGGCCAAGGATATTCCCGAGGCCGAAGCCTTTGAGATCATCGGCAAGGCGCTTGATTTTTATGCGAAAAACGCTAAGCCCAAGGAACGGACCGCGCGTTTTGTGGAACGAGTGGGAGTCGATGCGATCAAACGTGCCGTTTTTGGCGAATAACCGTGTGTAATTGGAGTGAGACCCATGGCTAAAAAAGAGACACCAAAAGGTGCTATCCTTCAGCGTGACAAGCAGACGTATGCCATTGTGCCTCGGACGCCTGTCGGCCTGGTCACGCCGGGCGTGCTTGAAGCTTTGGCTCGAGTCGGTCGGAAGTTCGAAATTCCGATCATGAAGATAACCTCGGGTCAGCGTATTGCCCTTGTCGGGCTGGAAGAGGAACAAGTCGATCAGGTCTGGGAGGATCTGAAAATGGACATTGGTCCGGCTGTGGGGCTGTGCGTGCATTATGTACAGGCGTGTCCGGGAACCTCTGTCTGTAAGCTCGGAGTGCGAGATTCTTTGGGATTGGGCAAGGAACTTGAGGAGATGTTTGTGGGCCGAGAATTGCCTGCGAAACTCAAGGTCGGGGTGTCTGGGTGTCCCATGTGTTGCGCCGAAAGTTACGTGCGAGATGTCGGTTTGATTGGCAAGCCTAAAGGCTGGACCATGGTCGTTGGCGGCAATGCTTCGGGCCGTCCCCGCATTGCGGACGTCTTGGCTGAAGGGTTGACGCGGCAGGATGCGGTTGAATTGGTGGGCAGGTTTCTTGATTATTATCGGGACAATGCCGGAAAACGAAGTCGTTCCGCGCGGTTACTCCAAAAAGTTGGTATTGACGCAGTCAAGAAAGCCATAGTATAGTTTCAGTATACACAGTGAATACGGCTCTGAGTAATCAGGGCCGTTGTTGTTTCTAATGGGTGAATATTATTGGGTCGTCGAGTTTCTCACGATGTTGCACTGGCTGAGAAACAGGCGTAGTAAGAATGGGGTTTTCACTCGTATTCATACAGGAGTAGTCTCTTGAGGGTTATCATCATTGGGGCCGGCGAAGTCGGTTTTCATATCTCTCAGCGGTTGGCGGTGGAAAACAAGGAAGTCATTGTCGTTGACAAGAGCGATGAGGCATTACGGAAAATCGCTGAAACGTCTGATGTACAGACGATCAAGGGATCGGGCAGTAGTCCGAAGATTCTTGAAGAGGCTGGTGTTGACAAGGCCGATATCCTTTTGGCGGTTACGGATTCTGATGAAATCAATTTGTTGGCGTGTTCCTTTGCCAATCTTTTGAATCCGAATGTGACCAAATTGGCTCGTGTTCGTGGTGAAATGTATACCGATTACAAGCACTTGCTCACTGAGCGAGGGGCTGAGATCACCAAGATCATCAATCCTGACGAAGAAGTTGTGAACTCGGTTTTACGGCTCATGAGTGTGCCCGGCGCCGTGGAGATCAATGAATTCGCCAATGGGAAAATACGTTTGATCGGTGTCAATTTGCCCGAGGGGAATCCCCTGATTGGGAGCAAGTTGTTCAACCTGCGAGAGAAAATTGGTGAAGAGCTTGGCATTGTCATCGCCGCTCTGGTCAGGGGAGACGAGCTGATTATTCCCAGTGGACTCGATGTCATTCAAAAAGATGATCTGGTCTATTTTGTGTGTGATATCAGGGACCAGGATGAAATCATGCGCAAGCTCGGGATTTTTGCCGAACCTGTTCGCAAGGTCATGATTATTGGCGGCGGCAACATCGGATTTCGTCTCGCCAAGGCCTTGGATAACAAATATTATCATACCCGTTTGCTCGAAAATCGGCAAAAACGGTGCGAATATCTTTCCGAACATTTGGATCGGCCCATTGTGCTCATGGGCGATTCCACGGATCAGGAAATTCTTCGCGAGGAGAATATTCAGGACATGGACATGGTCATTGCCGTGACTGGCGATGAAGAAACCAATATTTTGTCCTGTCTGCTTGCAAAGAGCCTTGGGGCCAAAAGTACGGTCACTCGTGTGAATAATTTCGGGTATATGCCGTTGATCGAACCGATCGGAATCGATTATGTGGTCTGCCCTCGTCAGTCGGCCATTAATACGTTGCTGCATTTCATCCGCCGTGGAAAAATCATTTCTTCGGTCTCCATCAAGGGGGAGGCTGCGGAGGCCTTGGAGGCCGTGGCTCAGGAGGATTCCCCCATCGTGGGCAAGGAGGTCAAGGATCTTGGATTCCCCAGAGGGTGTCTCGTGCTTTGTTTCCAGCGGGAGGATGAGGTCGTGATTCCGCGTGGTGATACTGTTGTCATGCCCAATGATCGGCTGATTATCATTTCCACCAGACAGAATATTCCCAAAGTGGAAAAGGTGCTGACCACCAAGGTGGAGTTCTTCTAAATGCGCTGGAAATATGTGCTTCACATCATCGGTGCGTTGGTTGCCTGTGTCGGGTTGACCATGATTTTCCCGTGGGCATGGGGACTGTATTACGGCGATGGAACGGCGTACCCTATCGGGTTGGCCATGGGTATCACGCTGGTTGTCGGCGGATTGACTTTTGTCTTTTTTCGAGATCCCGTGACATTCAAGAAATCCTCGGTCATGACCCATCGTGAGGGCATGGCCATTGTCGCATTGGGCTGGTTTGCCGCTGGTGTTTTTGGTGGTTTGCCATTTTATCTCGGCGGAACTTTTGATTCCGTGGTGGACTGTGTCTTCGAGTCCCTGTCAGGCTTTAGTACAACCGGATCGTCAGTGTTGGTTGACATTGAAAGCGTGCCCCGTGGCCTGTTGTTTTGGCGGAGCCTGACACATTGGCTTGGTGGCATGGGGATCATTGTTCTTTCGCTCGCTATTTTGCCGTTTTTGGGCATCGGTGGAATGCAGCTGTACAAGGCGGAGGTCCCTGGTCCGTCTCCCGACAAACTCAAACCTCGAATCAAAGACACGGCCATGACCTTGTGGAAGGTCTATGTGTTGTTCAGTGCTATTGAGACGGTTTTGCTCTTGTTTGGCGGCATGGATTTGTTTGACGCGTTGTGTCACACCTTTGGCACCATGGCGACAGGAGGATTTTCAACCAAGAATACTTCTGTTGCTGCGTTTGACAGTGCATATATCGATTATGTCATTACCGTGTTCATGCTTATTGCCGGTGTGAATTTCTCCCTGCATTATCTGTTGCTCAAAGGGCGATTCAAGGTCTTTGTGAAGGACCCAGAATTCCGTGTCTTTGCGTTCATGTTTCTTGCTTTTGTGGTGATTGTTACGGTCTTTGTGTATACGCAAGGCAACTATACAACGGTCGCGGATTCAATACGATATACGTCGTTTCAAGTCGCTTCCATCCTGACCACTACCGGGTTTGCCACGGCGGATTATGAATTGTGGCCCGGCGTGACACAGGCCATTCTCCTTTTTTGCATGTTTGTGGGAGGCTGTGCCGGGTCCACTGGGGGCGGGATGAAGGTCATGCGGATCATGCTGTTGTTCAAGCAGTCCTACCAGGAATTGTTCAGACTCATTCACCCCCGTTCGGTCAGTCATGTGAAGATGGGGCGGACCGTGGTCAAGGATGACGTTATCAGCGGTGTCTGGGGATTCTTCATTCTGTGGCTTGGCCTGTTGGTGCTTGCCGCGTTTGTCGTTGCGTCCACCGGTGTGGATGTGGTCACATCCTTTGCCGCTGCTCTTGCCTGTATCGGTAATATTGGTCCTGGTATCGGGGGCGTCGGCCCGACCGACAATTTTGCATGGCTTCCGGATATCGCTAAATGGGTGCTGACCTTTTGCATGGTCCTCGGACGGCTTGAAATCTATACGGTTATCATTCTCTTTGTCCCGGAATTCTGGCGCAAGTAATCAAATATATCGAGTATAAAAAAACGAGGCCGATAGGAATAGACTGTCGGTCTCGTTGCTTTTTCTAGGCAGTTTAATGCCGTTGAATTGGCCTTGTTTCCCTGTGTTTTGAATCGGAAAGAGACATGGAATCATTTGGCAGCAAAAAAGGGAAACCGTATGCAAACGATTTCCCTTTTTAAGTGTCTTTGGGTGGTTGTATCTAGTCGATACGGTAGTGACAGCCCTTTGTTTCGGTATTGCGAAGGGCAGCCAGCGTCACGATGTAGGCAGTTTGCGAACCGTGGAACAGGTCGATGATGTTTTTGCTGATTTCTGTCTGACGATAGAAGTCCTGCAAATTTTTGGTCAATTTGCGCATGTCGGAAAAGGCCCGGTTCAATCGATTGCTTGTCCGGGCAATACCCACATAATTCCACATGGTATTTCGAATATTTGACCAGTCCTGCGCAATCAGTGCGGGGTCCTCGTCGTGCTCGTGCCCGATGCTGACCCAGTCCGGGATCGAGTCGTTGAGCTTGCGGCTCAGTGCGGCGGAACGGGTCATGCGGGAGGCCATGTCGTGGCCGACACTGTATCCCCAGAGCATTCCTTCAAGAAGTGAGGTGCTGGCCAGACGGTTGGCACCATGAACGCCAGTACAACTACATTCGCCGGCGGCGTAAAGTTTTTCCAGAGTGGAACGACCTCTGTTGTCCACCAGAATGCCGCCACAGAAATAGTGTGCGGCCGGGACCACGGGGACCAGATCCGTGCCCATATCGACACCCATTTTTTGACAAGTGTCCGAAATGGTCGGGAAACGTTTTTTGACATCCGATTTGATGCCGGAGGTGTCAAGGTAGACACAATCAGCATCGGAATGCAGCATTTCATCCATGATAGCCCGGGTTACGATGTCGCGAGGGGCGAGGTCTGCGCGTGTGTCGTATCGTGGCATGAACTGCTCGCCTTGTGCGTTGACAAGGACAGCTCCTTCACCTCGGACCGCCTCAGAAACCAGGAAACGCCGTTCTCCACGTTTATTCCCTCCATAGAGGGCTGTGGGGTGGAACTGCACGTATTCGCAGTTCATGAGCCGTGCACCGGCCCTGTGGGCCATGGCCAGCCCTGAGCCGATAGATCCGGTGGTATTCGTGGTATGTAAGAATACTTGTCCGATACCGCCGGTCGCCAACAAGGTGAATTTGGACAGAATGGTTTCCACTTTGCCTAAATTCTCGTTGAAGACATAGGCGCCGATGCACTGGTTTGACAAATTGTATTTGAAATCCAAGTGCTTGGCATGGTGCTGTGTCGTCAGCAGATCAATGGCGGTGCGGCGTGTCAGGACACGAATGTTTTCATGGGCTTCAACCGCTTCGCTGAGAACTTCCATGATGTTTCGGCCAGTATGGTCGTCACAGTACAGAATTCTTGGCAAACCGTGGCCACCTTCGCGAGTCAGGTACCAGTCGTTGGGCTTCCGTTGGTTGAAAGGGATTTTGTACTTTTCGAGAAAGGTTTCCTGAAGGACTTCAGGGCCTTTGCGAGCAAGATATCGCACGGCGCGGGTAAAGTTGTGCTTCCACCCGGCTGTGAGGATATCCTTTTCCAAAAACTTTGGATCGTCGTTTTCGTTGCGGTAGACGATGCCGCCCTGTGCCAGGGAAGTGTTCCCGCTTTTGAGATCTTCTCCGGCTGTGATGAGGATGACGTCTCCCCCCTGATCGGCCAGGGTGAG is a window from the Pseudodesulfovibrio sp. JC047 genome containing:
- the rpsT gene encoding 30S ribosomal protein S20, which translates into the protein MANHKSALKRHRQSLKRRARNRISKTRIKNTVKTVRMAIEEKDVAKALEALKDATSLLDRAARKKVIHQRQAQRRIARLQVAINKIAE
- a CDS encoding 4Fe-4S binding protein — its product is MSFLAAHLLRQGDFGLMTAFLALAGLMTTRQAWVRWGMVAALVWGGFIWADTTVHLVHFRQAFDLPWRRLAVIMTGLIVFNGFAVMALLSQRASSFFSVARDSSLGRTAIFVLTIMGLALARAKVPFPILLADRYLPGWGWAEIFALGLYAQWIGGRMMKPRGHRMVRPRIWALFSAVFFLQLALGLLGMEQMLMTGTLHLPVPALIFGGPVFRGTGFFMLILFSVTIFLVGPAWCSHLCYIGAWDDSLSRLGPRPAPKEGLRRLSLWGRGATLVLTIMTAVVLRSMGIPGSSAIVFAMFFGLLGVGIMAFVSRKMGMMTHCTTFCPMGLVANILGKISPWRIRIGSDCTRCGACYTRCRYNALDESRVTLGRPALSCTLCGDCVSACAHKQIGYSFPGLSGENARTLFIVLVVTLHAIFLGVARI
- a CDS encoding Crp/Fnr family transcriptional regulator — its product is MDKLAAVTKIAFFKGLPDEKYTKLADIAVIKKFRKGETLFLGDTPAHGFFAPINGRVKIFRTSPAGKEQILHIFGPGEAVGEVPVFQGGTFPAHGQALEKLETLFFPRQDFERIIREDPDLAMKMMAMLSQRLRILVNKIDDLSLKETPARVASYLLLLRSSQDADTFTLDLPKGQIAHYLGTIQETLSRIFKRFAKDALIQVNGKDITILDTKALQDIANQRR
- a CDS encoding nitrite reductase, giving the protein MKEYIEKLPMRAVKPRGDGSFTVVPRMSQGQISAQQLADIQNVVEEYGLSGIRVTAGQRIMIDGISASILQDVVEKVGPVGDVFPYKVHSCLGTTGCKLAMQDSMGLAERLEEFLKNYSLPTKLKSSVSGCSMCCAESMIRDIGLIGRKSGWIVSFGGNGGKRVRQGDVLAKDIPEAEAFEIIGKALDFYAKNAKPKERTARFVERVGVDAIKRAVFGE
- a CDS encoding 4Fe-4S binding protein, with amino-acid sequence MLSTRKMITIDEELCNGCGECVPSCEEGALAIVDGKAKLVKEIYCDGLGACLGDCPTGALKVEVREAEDFDPEAVKDHLTTQGRDIPSHMPSPESLRLDGPAGSSKPMGGCPGAALQTMTPCEQANIPVAAPAGGSALSHWPVQLRLVPPTAPFLQGADLLLTADCVPVAMPTYHSRYVAGRVVVLGCPKFDNQMEYVEKLAAILTENELKSITVLEMEVPCCSSMSTILREAVKRAGKRVETVRLTIGRNGTVLETVPLEF
- the glyQ gene encoding glycine--tRNA ligase subunit alpha, whose product is MNFQDVILKLQNFWADYGCAVVQPMDIECGAGTFNPSTFFRVIGPEPWKTAYVEPSRRPTDGRYGENPNRLQHYYQFQVVLKPSPDNVQELYLESLAAIGIDAAAHDIRFVEDDWESPTLGAWGLGWEVWLNGMEVTQFTYFQQVGGIDLKPVSVEITYGLERLSMYLQEKESVYDLMWNDEIRYGHIFHQNEVEMSKYNFELANTEMLFDLFNKFEAECLSLCEEGLPWPAYDCCLKCSHSFNMLDARSAISITERASYIGRVRNLASKIARLYADQREEMGYPMLNK
- the glyS gene encoding glycine--tRNA ligase subunit beta, which encodes MAEFILEIGTEEMPARFVPKLAAELEGVFAASLDEAMVENGGVKCYATPRRITAHVASIALTQRQEEETVTGPPTRIAYDGDGNLTKAGMGFAKTQGVSEDALFAMETGKGEYLAAKKVVGGGKTIDILPELCIKGIESLSFPKKMHWGDYSFTFGRPLRWLLALLDDQIVDFSLENLTTGRTTRGHRVMGPGPHEVASTTEYFSVIENACKVVIDPDVRKKMIVDEGNRLAGELGGEIVWNDKLLEEVANLVEFPKPLIGDIDPLYLELPREVLLTSMQSHQKSFGVQSPDGALMPHFLTTLNIEPQDVALVKKGWERVLKARLEDARFFWEADCTVEFETWLDKLENVVFLGPLGSVGDKSRRIERLCGKLAEVLGESQSIMPGEIEKYAMAGRLAKADLVSEMVIEFDSLQGKMGGLYAERAGKGEIVSKGIYEQYLPAGPDSPVPSSLAGALVSMADKVDTMAGCFGLGKVPTGANDPYALRRCALGISRIIMEHELDVDLDTLLREAQAAYVDVKWKVEPADALDKLKEFFGQRLRALFTGHGFKTRVVDAALGAGFSDIRTLKARLKALSEFSKDADFEQAVLTFKRAANIIRKQGDQAGQALTGLYDADLFEDAHEKTFGSQLETIAPRFDDLWEHGDFGGLFGLLGELRPAVDGFFDNVMVMCDDTDIRLNRLNLLKALVDRLSRLADFNALQV
- a CDS encoding cupin domain-containing protein, which encodes MKKTALFDEHGFKDLTFSNYLVHESEFMKVINFNFRAGQQLPVHSHELEGELTLTILEGEGEFLAADGASMPAHTGDVLVSEIAEPHGVKALTDMRVLVTIAPPI